Genomic DNA from bacterium:
CAAGAACTGTCAAAAGTGTGGTACCTCCGGTTAAAACTGTTCTGCTCATCGTTTGACTGATACTCGTATTTATTACATCTACCAATGGTCTTGTTTTATGTATCTTTAAATTCTCTCTGATACGATCGAATACAATAACGGTATCGTTGATTGAATAACCGATAAGAGTTAAAAATGCAGCTACAATTGTCAAATCGATATCAAGGTTCAATCCCGGGATTAAACCGTACAACGCAGCAAAAAGTCCAAGAGTTATAAGAACGTCATGAAACAAAGCTGCAACGGCACCGAATGCAAAAATAAATTTGAATCTGAATCCCAAATAGACCAGGATAGCAAGAAGCGCAAAAAATATTGCAAGTACAGCATCACGTTTTAACTCTGAGCCAATTTTTGGTCCAACCCTGTCTTCTTTGAGTACCGTAAATGAATTGTCCTTAATTTTATCTCTCAGGTTTTCTTTGATCCAATCGGCGATACCAACACTAACAATCATTTGTGTATTATCAGGTTCTTCAGAAATACGACCAGATTGAAATCCTGCTTCAAATAATCCGTCAATTATATTATTTGCATCTTCCGGATTATTAAATTCATAAGTAACAGAGCTGGCTGAAGAATCAATAATTTTTCTTGATACTCCGGCTTGAAGTTTTTCAATTTCATCTTCAATAGCTGTGATTACTTTTGGATAAACTTCCGCTGGTATTACTTGTAGCTCAGTTCTGATCATCACGCCGGTCTCACCGCCGAATGTTTTTACCTCAATGTTACCGAGTCCGATATTGTCAATATCGGCTCTAACCTCAGCAATATTAACCGGCTTTTCAAATTGTAAAACTATTTCGGCACCGCCTTTAAAGTCTATTCCAAATTGAAATCCTCTGACAATCACAGAAATTATTCCGATAAGGAATAATAAAGCTGAGAGAATGTAAGCAGTCTTTCTTTTTCCGAGGAAGTCATAATTTAATTTTTCAAATAATCTCATAGTAAAAGAGAACTCCTTAAAACTTTTGTTTTTAACCTACTGTTACGGGAACGTTTTTAGAAACCATTACATCCATAATTACTCTTGCAATAACAAGTGCACTGAATAAGCTTGCTGCGATACCTATCATCAGTGTTAAGGCAAAGCCTTGAATTGGGCCGGTTCCAAACTGATAAAGAATTATACCTGTAATAAAAGTTGTAATGTTAGAGTCGATGATAGCTGAATATGCACGAGAGAATCCGCTGTCTATTGATGCCCTGACAGTTTTCCCGGTACCTAATTCTTCTCTTATTCTTTCAAAGATCAGCACGTTGGCATCCACAGCCATACCGATTGTTAAGATTATACCTGCAATACCTGGCAGCGTGAGTGTTGCATTGAATCCTGACAGTACACCAAGTATAAATAAAATTGTGAATGTTAAAGCTGCGGCAGCGATTGTGCCGGCTCGCTGGTAATAGATAATCATAAAAATTCCAACTAACGCGTAACCAAGTATTACAGAAAGTAATCCTTTGTTAATTGAATCTTCTCCTAGTGATGGACCGACTGATCTTTCTTCAATTATATCAACTGGAGCGGGGAGAGCACCCGCTTTCAACACGATCTCGAGCAGCTTCGCTTCATTAAGATCTGCCATACCTTCTATCTGCGATCTTCCGCCGGGAATTTTTCCTTTTACTACCGGTGCAGAGAAAATCCCGCCATCAAGCATAATTGCAATTCTTTTATTTACGTTAGCGCCTGTTATTCTTGCCCATTCGGTTGCGCCTTCTGAATTCATAGTCATGCTTACAATTGGTGCTGAAGTGTTCGGATCAATATTAGCGATTGCATCAGTAATAACACCACCCGTAAGCTCCGGCTCTTTATTTACAAGATACATTATGTAGAAATCATTACCTTCAGCATCATTCTGAGGTCGGGCATGGAATTTAAATTCTACATTGTTCGGAATTACTTTTTGAACATCAGGTCGGTTGAGCATTAGCTCAA
This window encodes:
- the secF gene encoding protein translocase subunit SecF; amino-acid sequence: MRLFEKLNYDFLGKRKTAYILSALLFLIGIISVIVRGFQFGIDFKGGAEIVLQFEKPVNIAEVRADIDNIGLGNIEVKTFGGETGVMIRTELQVIPAEVYPKVITAIEDEIEKLQAGVSRKIIDSSASSVTYEFNNPEDANNIIDGLFEAGFQSGRISEEPDNTQMIVSVGIADWIKENLRDKIKDNSFTVLKEDRVGPKIGSELKRDAVLAIFFALLAILVYLGFRFKFIFAFGAVAALFHDVLITLGLFAALYGLIPGLNLDIDLTIVAAFLTLIGYSINDTVIVFDRIRENLKIHKTRPLVDVINTSISQTMSRTVLTGGTTLLTVLVLMIFGGEVLRAFAFTLFFGIIIGTYSSIFVASTLVYDYAMKYHKKVEF